The following are encoded together in the Candidatus Woesebacteria bacterium genome:
- a CDS encoding glycosyltransferase → MDKVVIVIPTYNEAENISLLLDQLLILSRAIRKFSIRILIVDDNSPDHTGDIVHRYMSKYKNIEMLSGEKKGLGKAMVRGYTYAIGKLKADIVVTNEADFGFDFKHLPLMLDKISEGYDVVVASRHVDGGSTSGWTITRRLNHWVANSLFATLVAGVNQVKDHNGAFRAIRVKGVLDKINFDKLEVTGFGFFFFLIYRLTRITDKIYEFPTKFTFRTRGESKVSFNKKYLFTYLRDIVEYIFLSFKIRLLRCRIK, encoded by the coding sequence ATGGATAAGGTGGTTATCGTAATTCCAACATACAACGAAGCAGAAAACATTTCCCTGCTTCTAGATCAACTGTTAATTTTATCACGAGCAATCAGGAAATTCTCGATTAGAATTTTAATTGTTGATGATAATTCACCCGATCACACAGGTGATATTGTGCATCGGTATATGAGCAAATACAAAAATATTGAAATGCTATCGGGAGAAAAAAAGGGTTTGGGTAAGGCAATGGTACGCGGATATACTTATGCGATTGGTAAATTGAAAGCTGATATAGTGGTGACAAACGAAGCAGACTTTGGATTTGATTTCAAACATTTACCGCTAATGTTAGATAAGATAAGCGAGGGATATGATGTCGTTGTTGCCTCACGGCATGTTGATGGGGGTAGCACAAGCGGATGGACAATTACCCGGCGTTTGAATCATTGGGTTGCAAACTCTTTATTCGCAACCTTGGTAGCAGGAGTAAATCAAGTCAAAGATCACAATGGAGCCTTCCGTGCCATTCGTGTTAAGGGAGTGTTGGACAAAATAAATTTTGACAAACTTGAAGTTACGGGTTTTGGTTTTTTCTTTTTTCTGATTTACCGATTAACCCGGATTACAGACAAGATATATGAATTTCCGACAAAGTTTACTTTTCGGACGCGCGGTGAGAGTAAAGTGTCTTTTAATAAAAAATACTTATTCACTTATCTCAGAGATATTGTTGAATATATATTTCTTTCTTTCAAAATCCGTTTATTACGGTGTAGAATAAAATAG
- a CDS encoding glycosyltransferase, translating into MEKVVIVMPAWNEAEGIKKMIDTLFDTEFQKINAEMHLLVVDNHSKDGMTEIVEKASEKRGNLHLIQQGDKKGLGNAYVVGMKYAMEKLHADAILEMDADGQHPPEFVKPMVEAYINGASYVIGSRYIKGGTVPKEWALFRRMVSYFGNLFIRIVLLKKEIHDLTTGFRLSKVKGVLNKIDLDGLMELERFAYKVDLMYQCIKNADKVVEVPLEFRPRITDKSKFNTKEMVATFKVAIILGIRDKIRFVKFAVVGFIGYVVNAIALELYTGTSIAMALAQNFSFFKGTSFSFIGESSAWAAALAAEMAIISNFVLNNIWTFKEEKITNPLVTVWKFIQFNLTSFGAVVIQFVVIGVMVVAFSDTTFVRQIGILIAMPLVMAFNYTMYNLVIWKTWKLKGKKSN; encoded by the coding sequence ATGGAAAAAGTAGTTATTGTTATGCCGGCTTGGAATGAGGCAGAGGGAATCAAAAAAATGATTGATACTCTGTTTGATACAGAATTCCAAAAGATTAACGCCGAAATGCATTTGCTTGTAGTCGATAATCATTCTAAAGACGGTATGACTGAGATTGTCGAAAAGGCAAGTGAGAAACGAGGAAATCTCCATCTAATACAACAGGGTGATAAAAAAGGATTGGGAAACGCATATGTGGTTGGTATGAAGTATGCGATGGAGAAATTACATGCGGATGCTATTTTGGAAATGGACGCAGACGGTCAACATCCTCCCGAGTTTGTTAAACCGATGGTTGAGGCTTATATAAACGGTGCAAGTTATGTAATAGGATCAAGATATATAAAAGGAGGTACGGTTCCGAAAGAATGGGCACTTTTTAGGCGCATGGTTAGTTATTTTGGAAATTTGTTTATTCGAATTGTCCTACTGAAAAAAGAAATCCACGATTTAACCACCGGATTTAGATTATCTAAAGTTAAGGGAGTTCTTAATAAAATCGACCTGGATGGATTAATGGAACTCGAGAGATTTGCCTACAAAGTTGATCTCATGTATCAATGTATTAAAAATGCGGATAAAGTCGTCGAGGTGCCGCTTGAATTTAGACCGAGGATAACTGATAAGTCGAAATTTAATACCAAGGAAATGGTGGCGACTTTTAAGGTTGCTATTATTCTGGGTATTAGAGACAAGATAAGGTTTGTTAAATTTGCTGTTGTTGGATTTATTGGGTATGTTGTTAACGCAATTGCACTTGAACTCTACACCGGGACATCGATAGCCATGGCACTTGCTCAAAACTTTAGTTTTTTCAAGGGTACTTCGTTTTCATTTATCGGGGAATCATCTGCTTGGGCGGCTGCACTTGCTGCAGAGATGGCAATTATTTCCAACTTTGTTCTTAATAACATTTGGACATTTAAGGAAGAAAAAATAACCAATCCATTAGTAACAGTGTGGAAGTTTATTCAATTTAATTTAACGTCGTTTGGTGCAGTCGTTATTCAATTTGTAGTAATTGGTGTCATGGTTGTAGCTTTCTCGGATACGACTTTCGTTCGACAGATTGGTATTCTTATCGCCATGCCGCTAGTTATGGCATTTAACTATACGATGTATAATCTCGTTATTTGGAAAACTTGGAAGTTAAAAGGCAAGAAGTCGAACTAA
- a CDS encoding glycosyltransferase family 2 protein, giving the protein MKRKTYLIDELSVFFPAYNEEAQIEKTVASAIKILKNTAKKWEVLIINDGSKDNTLQKAEKIALKERSVRVINHKQNRGYGAAIKSGFYNAKYDWIAFTDADGQFDFAEIDKFVETQKQTKADLVIGYYLDRKVSFFRKLNTTAWETVVFILFGLRVKDIDCGFKLISKKVVTHIPKLESERGAFISSEFLIKARKNGFKIVEIGVHHYPRVTGKGTGADINVIIKSFIDLFTLWRKIK; this is encoded by the coding sequence ATGAAAAGAAAAACATATCTAATTGATGAATTGTCGGTATTTTTCCCTGCATACAACGAAGAGGCGCAAATTGAAAAGACGGTAGCGTCGGCAATTAAAATACTCAAAAACACAGCAAAAAAGTGGGAAGTTCTCATTATCAATGACGGCTCCAAAGATAATACTTTACAAAAAGCAGAAAAGATTGCTTTGAAAGAAAGGTCAGTCAGAGTTATTAATCACAAGCAAAACAGAGGATACGGCGCTGCAATAAAAAGTGGTTTTTACAATGCGAAGTATGACTGGATTGCTTTTACGGATGCTGACGGCCAATTTGATTTTGCCGAGATTGATAAGTTTGTCGAAACTCAAAAACAAACCAAAGCCGACTTGGTTATCGGATACTATCTCGACAGGAAAGTATCTTTTTTTAGGAAGTTAAATACGACTGCGTGGGAAACGGTTGTATTTATTTTATTTGGTTTGCGAGTAAAGGACATTGATTGTGGATTTAAACTGATATCGAAAAAGGTTGTTACACATATTCCCAAACTTGAATCGGAACGCGGAGCATTCATCTCAAGTGAATTTTTAATAAAAGCAAGAAAGAACGGATTTAAGATTGTCGAAATCGGAGTTCATCATTACCCCCGTGTCACCGGTAAGGGTACGGGTGCCGATATTAATGTCATTATAAAAAGTTTTATTGATCTTTTTACTCTATGGCGGAAAATAAAATAG